Proteins from one Monodelphis domestica isolate mMonDom1 chromosome 6, mMonDom1.pri, whole genome shotgun sequence genomic window:
- the monDomV1R1264 gene encoding vomeronasal 1 receptor monDomV1R1264 (The RefSeq protein has 2 substitutions compared to this genomic sequence), which yields MMTYNEILGIVHLQVAGIGLLGNCIILFLNIQNFITIHRIKPKNQIISHLAFSNIILLLFGGITNGTRIWRLKCLLEELGIRIITYWQTMGRGLSLGSTCLLSAFQAITISPNKSRWEQLKIRSPKCITQCILLCWVFNLLLDMIVFFCPITPQNSTDSKYGCNTGYRILDINNENHVKIRMISCVHDCFFLCLMTCSSVYMVVILYRHKRHVNHIHKNNRSIKILPETRATQMILLLVSAFVLFNIFSPVFMLYMFYFKNQNTWIIPTSVFLSLAYPTDSPFLLISINNRIPKTYVL from the coding sequence ATGATGACTTATAATGAAATTCTGGGAATAGTACATCTGCAAGTAGCAGGAATTGGATTGCTAGGGAACTGTATCATTCTATTCCTAAATATCCAGAATTTCATCACTATTCACAGGATAAAACCTAAAAACCAAATTATCAGCCATTTGGCTTTTTCCAATatcattttgcttctctttggaGGAATAACCAATGGAACACGGATTTGGAGATTGAAATGTTTACTGGAAGAGCTGGGAATTAGAATCATAACATATTGGCAGACAATGGGTCGAGGTCTCTCCCTAGGTAGCACCTGCCTCTTGAGTGCCTTCCAGGCCATTACCATTAGTCCCAACAAATCTAGATGGGAACAGCTCAAAATCAGATCACCAAAATGCATCACTCAGTGCATTCTTCTTTGCTGGGTATTCAATCTACTTTTAGATATGATTGTATTTTTCTGCCCAATTACCCCCCAAAATAGCACAGACAGTAAATATGGATGCAACACTGGATATAGGATCCTAGATATAAATAATGAGAATCATGTAAAAATCAGAATGATTTCATGTGTCCATGATTGTTTCTTTCTGTGTCTCATGACTTGTTCTAGTGTCTACATGGTTGTAATACTGTACAGACACAAGAGGCATGTCAAtcatattcataataataatagatccATAAAAATATTGCCTGAAACAAGAGCCACTCAAATGATCTTGCTTCTAGTGAGTGCCTTTGTTTTGTTTAACATATTCAGTCCTGTCTTTATGCTGTATATGttctattttaaaaaccaaaacacttgGATAATACCTACCTCAGTCTTTCTCTCACTGGCTTATCCAACAGTCAGTCCTTTTCTTCTGATCAGCATTAACAACCGGATTCCCAAGACTTATGTTCTTTGA